A region of the Roseiflexus sp. RS-1 genome:
AGAGCGCACCGCCATCCATGCCGAAAACCTCGACGCTCTGCTGATGCACAAGCGTCGCCAGTTCTTCGTAGGAATGCTGCACCGTCAGAAACTGCCCGATGGCTTGCAATGCGCCAATCGCGCCGGCGGGCGCCGGACCCAGCGAATCCTGCAAGGCGACTGAAAGACGCGAGAGCGTGACGGCGCTGCCCTGGAGTTGTTCATTGGCCTGGTGCAGACGCGAGACGAGTTCGAGCGCATCGGCGCTGGAAAGTTTGCTCAGGTCGGCGAGGTCCATCCCGTGCCTCCTTGCATGCGTTGGATCCGAGAGACCGGCACATACTTGCATTGTAACATGGCTGAAGTGCAACAGGATGCAGATCACTTAACGTTTCTCTTACACTTTAGCGATTGACATAAACAAAACCCGGACGAAGACGCAATACCCCTCACCCCGCTTTCTCCACACCGGGTTGCATCCCTCTCTCCATATTAGATTTGTCACTGGTGTGGCGTATCCCTATAAGTAAGAGCGACCTTGCTGCGCTTCATTCCTCCTCCTGACCAGCAGGATGCATGGAGGAGGGGCTGGCGATTGAAATCGCGCCGTGGGGGCGTGCCGCCGGGCGGCCACCTTCGTGGACGCTGCTCCGTCCGCTGAAGGGCTGGCGATTGAAAATCGCGCCGTGGGGGCGTGCCGCTGAAGGGCTGGCGATTGAAAATCGCGCCGTGGGGGCGTGCCGCCGGGCGGCCACCTTCGTGGACGCTGCTCCGTCCGCTGAAGGGCTGGCGATTGAAATCGCGCCGCGCGGGCGTGCCGCCGGGCGTCCACCTTCGTGGACGTCGCCCTGTCCGCCGTGGACGTCGCCCCGTCCGCTGCGGCACATGGAGGACGCTATGCGACGCAACAAACTTGCTCTCTGTCTTTACCTGGTCTGGACGACGGATGAGCAGGACGCTTCCGCGCCCGCGCCGGCGGGCGCCCGGTCGGAGGCCCGCCAGGGGCGATGTCAATCGCTGGTGCGTGAGGCGGTGAAGGAGGACTCGCCCGCGCCGGCGGGCGCCCGGTCGGAGGCCCGCCAGGGGCGATGTCAATCGCTGGTGCGTGAGGCGGTGAAGGAGGACTCGCCCGCGCCGGCGGGCGCCCGGTCGGAGGCCCGCCAGGGGCGATGTCAATCGCTGGTGCGTGAGGCGGTGAAGGAGGACTCGCCCGCGCCGGCGGGCGCCCGGTCGGAGGCCCGCCAGGGGCGATGTCAATCGCTCCTGCTCCGCGATTCTGCCGAATGTAAAACAACATCACATCGCTTATGTTGTTTTATAAGTTGGACGGAGTTCCCGGCGCGGGCGCACACGTCGGTGCACCCCTTCACGTTGTCGTCCTACGTGCAACCCGCAACCTGCAACGGTCGTCCCACGTCCCACGTCCCACCCGCAACCTGCAACCTGCAACCTTCATCCCCTCTCGCCTCTCGCCTCTCGCCTCTCACCAGACAGTAGCAGGTTGTAAACCCTGCGTCGCCATTTGTTTCCGCCTTGGGATGCGTCGCCGTGCTACCCTGACGGAGAACGCGGTCGTCGGCGCCATCACGTCGGGCATGGCGCTGCAAGGAGGACAGACGGTATGAAGAAGATCCTTATCATTCATCTCGGCGAAGGCGAAATGCTCTTGCCGGTCACCTTTTTAGACCAGGATGTCGAGGTGCGGCGCGTCGGCTGCGGCGGCGACGTGGCGCGCGCCCGGGCGTTGATCGCCGAATATGACGGCGCTGTTGATGCGATTGGGCTGGAAGGCATGCCAGCGGTGTTGCGTCTGGGGAGCGCGCAGGTGCAGCATGCCATTGGCGCGGAACTGCCCGCCGTCGCACGGGTGACCCCAGTTGTGGATGGCAGCGGCGTGCGCCCCGAACTTGAACGCTGGGGCGTCATCCTTGCCGAGCGCGCGCATCCGCTGATCTTCAACCACAAACGTGTACTCTTTGCCCCAGGCGTTAATCACGAAGGGCTGGCTCAGGCGCTGACGCGGCGCAGTTCGGCAATACGCTTCGCCGATCCGCAGCTGTTCTTTGGTCTGCCCGATGCACCCGGAGTCGGCAGTGCGCAAACCCTCGACCAGGCAGCCGCACCGACTCTGGAGGCGCTCAAGGAGGCGTCGTTCGAGACGATTGCTGGCATCACCGGTGCGCCGCACCACCAGGGCAGTTTTGTCTGGGCGGACATTCTGGCGGGCAATATCGCCGCCATTCGCCGGTTCGCGCCTGAACGGTTGGACCGGAAAATGGTGATCGTCGAGTCGGCGAGCGACGAGGACATCGCCGACCTGCGCGCACGCGGCGTCGAAACCCTGATCACGCTGATGCCGTCACTTCAGGGCAAAGGGGAAATTGCGCGCTATCCGGCAGCCACGATCGAAGCGCTGCTCGTCGCGCTTCGCCCCGATCCGCAGGCGCCGCTCACCGAGGATACCTACCTCGACCTGCTGGCGGATCTCGACTGGGCGCCCGCCGTCGTGACCCTGCAACCAGAGGCGGCCGGCGTCAACAAGTTCGCCTTCGTCATCCACCCGTTGAGCGTCAGGTTCATCCACGACTATCCGCCGTTCTACTGGACGCGCTACGTTCCGGATACGATCGTCGAAGCGGCGGCGGCGTATGTGCCGCCGATCTATGTCGGGAAGATCACCGGCGGACGTTCGCCGACGACCGGGCAGCGCATCGAGGGGTATCTGATCTCGCTTGGCGCAACGCCGCGTCAGATGATGAAGCACAGCCCGCGTTTCACCTACAATCTGCTCAATCAGGCGGCGCACCTCGCCGAACGCCTCGGCGCACGCATCATGGGGCTGGGCGCCTTTACCAGCGTTGTCGGAGATGCGGGCATTACTGTTGCCAACGAAGCGGATATCGCCATCACCAGCGGCAACAGTCTGACCGTCGCCGCAACCCTGGAAACTGCCAAGATTGCAGCGCGCATGATGGGATATCGCGATCTGAGTCGTGGGCGGATCATGGTCATTGGCGCCACCGGTTCGATCGGTTCCGCCTGTGCGCGACTGGCGGCGCAGGCGACGAAGGATGTGGCGCTGGTCTCGATCGAGCCGGAGAAACTGATCGACCTGAAACGCCTGATCGAGCGCGAAACGCCAGGGGCGCGGGTGGTGATTGCGACCCATGCCAATGATCTGGCGGGCGAGTGCGACCTGATCATCACGGCGACCTCCGCCTTTGGTCAGCGCGTCCTTGATGTGACGGAGTGCAAGCCGGGCGCCATCATCTGCGATGTGGCGCGCCCGCCGGACATCAACCCGGCGGAAGCGGCGCTGCGCCCTGATGTGCTGGTGATCGAGAGCGGCGAGGTGCTGATCCCCGGTGACGTTGAAATCGGGTATGATATTGGCCTGCCGCCCAAGACGGTCTACGCCTGTCTGGCGGAAACGTCGCTGCTGGCGATGGAAGGGCGTTTCGAGGATTACACGCTGGGGCGCAATATCTCGCCCGAGCGGGTGAAAGAGATCTACCGGCTCTTCCGCAAGCATGGCTACCGCCTGGCGCCGCTGCGTTCGTTCGAGGAATATATCACCGAAGAGCAGATCATGCACAAGCGCAGACTGGCGGAGGAGTTGCGCGCCGATCCCGAATTGTTCGCGCGGCGCAAAGCGGAAGCGAAGGAACGCCTGAAATCGATCCCGGAGATGGCGAAGGGCGTGCGCGCTGCACGACGCAGCAAACATTCCGCAGCGTGGGGCTGGGCGGGAGTCGGCGCAGTCGCGCTGAGCCTGATCGCGCTGCGACGCCAGGCACGGATGCAGTAGTGGTATGCAACCATTAATGCGCATGGCAATTGGTGTGGCGCTGGTGCTTGGGGCGCTCCTGCTGGCGGCAAATACGCTCGGCAATCGCTCCGGTCCGCCTGCAAGCGGACCGGTTGCCGGCGACCCTGAGCGCGGGCGGATCGTCTTTGAGCGCGCCGGATGCAGCGCCTGCCACGCACCCACGACCGAATTTCGCGTCGGGACCGGCATGGCGGGCGTGTTGCAACCGGAAGGTCCGGTCTATCCGCCGGGAGTGGACTACCGCGGCGCGCTCCCCAACGGCGCGCCGCGCACCGAGGAGAACGTCGCCGCCTTTATCCGCACGACCAATCAGGGGCAGATCGGACTGATGCCAGGGCGCGCCCTGAACGATCAGCAGATGGCCGATCTTCTTGCGTATTTGCGAACGCTGAGAAGGTAAGGGTTACAATGTTATGTCAACCAGCACGCCCCTGGTGATCATTCGAGCAGGAATGATCGCAGCGCTGCGTGGTACGCTTCCGGTTGTTCGATCATGGGAATATGCCCGCACTGATCGATCAGCGCCAGACGCGCCTGGCGCATGATCTGCGCCGCTGCCTGAAGCGAATCCGGCGGCATGATCTGGTCGCCGACGCCGCCGATCAGCAGCGCCGGTTGCGGTGCGCTCCGCAGCGCATCGAACACCTGCGGGTCGCCGACACTGGCGACCGCCATCAGATGCGCCCGCAGGTCCATCTTCGTCAGATCGACGATCC
Encoded here:
- a CDS encoding serine carboxypeptidase → MKKILIIHLGEGEMLLPVTFLDQDVEVRRVGCGGDVARARALIAEYDGAVDAIGLEGMPAVLRLGSAQVQHAIGAELPAVARVTPVVDGSGVRPELERWGVILAERAHPLIFNHKRVLFAPGVNHEGLAQALTRRSSAIRFADPQLFFGLPDAPGVGSAQTLDQAAAPTLEALKEASFETIAGITGAPHHQGSFVWADILAGNIAAIRRFAPERLDRKMVIVESASDEDIADLRARGVETLITLMPSLQGKGEIARYPAATIEALLVALRPDPQAPLTEDTYLDLLADLDWAPAVVTLQPEAAGVNKFAFVIHPLSVRFIHDYPPFYWTRYVPDTIVEAAAAYVPPIYVGKITGGRSPTTGQRIEGYLISLGATPRQMMKHSPRFTYNLLNQAAHLAERLGARIMGLGAFTSVVGDAGITVANEADIAITSGNSLTVAATLETAKIAARMMGYRDLSRGRIMVIGATGSIGSACARLAAQATKDVALVSIEPEKLIDLKRLIERETPGARVVIATHANDLAGECDLIITATSAFGQRVLDVTECKPGAIICDVARPPDINPAEAALRPDVLVIESGEVLIPGDVEIGYDIGLPPKTVYACLAETSLLAMEGRFEDYTLGRNISPERVKEIYRLFRKHGYRLAPLRSFEEYITEEQIMHKRRLAEELRADPELFARRKAEAKERLKSIPEMAKGVRAARRSKHSAAWGWAGVGAVALSLIALRRQARMQ
- a CDS encoding c-type cytochrome, which produces MQPLMRMAIGVALVLGALLLAANTLGNRSGPPASGPVAGDPERGRIVFERAGCSACHAPTTEFRVGTGMAGVLQPEGPVYPPGVDYRGALPNGAPRTEENVAAFIRTTNQGQIGLMPGRALNDQQMADLLAYLRTLRR